The Desulfovibrio sp. TomC genome segment ACTTCGTCGGCCAGTGGAAAACGCTCGCTGTTGGCAAACCAGGGGTCATCATCCATGACCACCACCCTGAACCCGGAGAAAGCCGCCAGTTGGGCTGTAAAACGCCCCACCTTTCCTGCGCCGAGAATGTAGAGTGGGTATAAAGGAAGAAATAGTTCCAGAAAATAGCATATGCCATCAAACTGAAAAACGATTGGGGTATTGAGGTCTTGTCCCCGACTCAGGGTTTCCCTAAGCAATAGAGAGGATAAAAAACTACCCGCCACTACGTCATTCCCCCCAAGCAGGCACCTCCGTATGTCTTGTTCACATGAATCGGCTGGAGCGCTCAAGCGAGATAAAAGTAGGCTCGTATGCCCCTTAGACAGTCGATCGTGCAATGTATTAAATAGATGCAAACTCGACACATCAGGATCAATGTTTTCTAAAAATATCCGTTCTACGTTTTCAGAAATGCCCGTTTCCTTGTCTTCAACAGTGCCTAATCCATCAAAATTTATCAGACTTGGCATGCCAGACGCAAAAACTGGAGCCGCTGTGGCAATTATTTTTCGTTCTAGCGCCCCTCCTTCGGCTACGCCGGCGATTTCTCCATTGCGCCGAACAAGCATCTTGGAACCGGCCGTACGCAAATCGGACTTTTTCCGAGCAACAAG includes the following:
- a CDS encoding XdhC family protein, whose translation is MSNIFHDSSVINKADCVRHINQFITNGESVVVATLVARKKSDLRTAGSKMLVRRNGEIAGVAEGGALERKIIATAAPVFASGMPSLINFDGLGTVEDKETGISENVERIFLENIDPDVSSLHLFNTLHDRLSKGHTSLLLSRLSAPADSCEQDIRRCLLGGNDVVAGSFLSSLLLRETLSRGQDLNTPIVFQFDGICYFLELFLPLYPLYILGAGKVGRFTAQLAAFSGFRVVVMDDDPWFANSERFPLADEVVVLESFCDCFQGRSVDANSSVVVITRGHEHDKEVLSQVLLTEAGYVGMMGCKADGPKKVAQVGHEGGTHLDVSRVHCPIGLPIGGATPEEIAMSIVAELISARTKRLT